GAAATTTCTCGATATACCAGAGGAAGTATTGACGATAAGTATGAAAAAACATCAAAAATACTTTCCTGTACGAAGTGAAAACGGCAAACTTATGCCTTTCTTTGTAGGGGTAAGTAATAACAGGGCTACGAATATGGGGGTAGTGCGTGAAGGAAATGAACGGGTATTGCGGGCAAGGCTCGAAGACGCCGCATTTTTCTGGGCGGAAGATCTGAAAAAACCTCTTGCGGGATGTATAGAGGGGTTAAAGAGCATTGTTTACCAGGAAAAACTAGGGTCCCTTTACGATAAAATCAAAGCAACCCAGAAACTGGCGAAATATCTTTGTGAAAAACTTGGGTTTTTAGATGAGGCTAAACTTGTAGACAGAGCTGCCTTACTCTCAAAATGCGATTTGTTGACCAATATGGTGTATGAGTTCCCAGAACTTCAGGGAATTATGGGGCGTGAATATGCCCTTCGTAATGGGGAGCCGGAAAGAGTCGCAAAAGCTATTTATGAACAATATCTCCCAAAGTCCGCTGGCGACACTGTCCCATCAGATATCATAGGAGCAATACTTGGCATAGCAGAACGAATTTTTGTTATTGTAAATTGCCACAAGGTAGGTCTTCAGCCCACAGGTTCCCAAGATCCCTATGCTCTCAGACGGGCAGCACGATGTATTAACGAGATTATCTGGGGAGTCGATCTGGATGTAGATATTGCGGATCTTATCTCTCAAGCAGGACAAAATTTCGAGGTGCCTGAAAAGATACTAGAGCAATCCAGGAGTTTTTTTGAACAGCGGCTTCATGTACAACTAAAAGAAAAGGGCTATGAGCACGATCTTGTGACGTTGGCTATTTCAGTTGTTGGACGCAAACCTTTCCAGGCCCTTCACTTTTTAAATGTTGTTAATAAGGTGAAGAATGAAGAATGGTTTGTGGACCTTGTTACAGCAGCGGTACGGGTTAGAAATATCTTATCAAAGGCAGAAGAGTACTCCAAAGATATCGCCCAGGAGCTTTTTCAGAAAAATGTGGAAAATGAGCTGTTTATAGAAATGAATGAAATGACACCATTAGTAGAGGATGCTTTGGAAAGATATGATTGGGACGAACTGATGGTTCTACTATCGAGGCTTTCTCCACGTATCACGGCTTTCTTTGACGATGTTATGATTATGGATAACGACCTTGACATCAGGCAGAATAGATTAGCCTTACTTTCTCGCTGTAATAGTATTTTCAAAGAAGTTGGAGATCTGGGTGTCCTGAAGAACTAGGAGGGGGAAAATGAGCTCTCTGTCATTGTTTATAGTTTCAGACTCTACAGGAGAAACAGCGGAACATGTTTCTCACTCAGCTATGAGTCAGTTCGAGTCTTCCTTTAGTCAGGTTACCCGATTTCGCTATGTAGACTCAGAAGAAAAGGTGAAGGACATTTTACAACAGGCGGCGCTTGCCCGCCCTGTTGTTGTGTGTACTCTGGTGAATAGGAATTTAAGGCGGTCAATGGCCCTAAGAGCTCAGAAATTGGGGATACCTTTTGTGGATCTTCTTGGTTCCCTATTAGAACTTCTCGAGTTGAGGCTGGGGGAGGACCCCTTGGAATCGCCGGGACTGAATCGCCGTATGGATGAAGAGTATTTCAGGCGGGTTAAGGCTGTTGAATTTGCTATACAGTGTGATGATGGACGAAACCCACCGGCTCTTCCCATAGCGGATCTTGTTATATTGGGAGTTTCCCGAACGGGGAAAACGCCTCTTTCAATGTATATTGCGAATCGGGGATTCAAAGTGGCCAATATTCCGCTAATACCAGAAGTAGATCCTCCCCAAGAGGTTTTCTCCGTTCCCAAAGAGCGACTCATTGGCTTAGTTATAGATCCTTTAAAGTTAATACAAATACGAGAGGAAAGGCTGAAGCTTCTAGGGCTTGATCCGGCAGCTTCAGCCTATGCTAACAGGGAGAGAGTCAGACGAGAATTAGAGTACGCCAGTAATATAATGTCGCAGCTTGGCTGTCGCATCTATGATGTAACGGGTCGGGCAGTAGAAGAGAACGCACAGGAAATAATGGATCTTCTTCGGGGGTAGAATATATGCACGACATGAAAAAACAGGTTGAAGTTTTTGTGGTTTCCGATTTTACCGGAGAAACGGCGGAAAGCGTGGCACGGGCTGCATCAAGTCAATTTGACCCCCAGAGTGTAAAATTACGCCGTTTTCGCTACATTAACAATATAGATAAGGCAAGGGAAATGCTGGAGATTGCATCTTCTAAACACGCCATTGTCATTTGTACATTTGTAGATAAGATTGTGCGCCATTGGGTCATTGAAAATAGCGACTCCTTGAACGTTGATGTTATAGATGTTTTTGGACCGCTGCTCAACACTCTTTCTGATATTCTGGATAAAGAGCCTCTTGAGAAGCCAGGGCTTTCCCATGTTATGGACGAAGAGTATTTTAAACGGGTCAAAGCGGTTGAGTTTACCATCAGCTGTGATGATGGCAGCAACACCCATCTTCTTCCTGAAGCTGATCTTATTATTATTGGAGTTTCAAGAACGTGTAAAACCCCTCTTTCAATGTATCTTGCCCATAAGGGCATTAAAACAGCGAACATTCCTTTGATCCCTGATCTTGCTCCCCCTGAAGAATTATTTGAAGTGGATTCTTCTCGGATCATAGGTTTAACTATAGATCCAAAGGCTCTCATAGATATCCGTCTTAAAAGGCTCGTTATGTTAGGTCTTGATTCAGAAGGTTCCGACTACGCTCAGATAGCCAAGGTTTATGAGGAACTGGCGTATGCAGATTCAATCATGAAAGCACTCGGCGTAAGAGTTTTTGACGTTACGGATCGTGCCCTTGAAGAGACCGCACAAGAGATATTAGCTTACATCAGACATTAGATCCCTCCAATATTTAGACGAGGAGGTGAGTAATGCTATGAGAGATAAAGTACTCAACAAGTATGTTTATGATTTTGAAGAAGGAAACGCCACAATGAAGGACCTTCTTGGCAGTAAAGGGGCCAATCTTTCTCAAATGGTACAGAATGGAATGCCTGTCCCTCCCGGATTCATTGTGACAACTAAAGCCTGTGTAGAATTTTTAGAAGGGGAAAGTTTTTTAGTGGACAAAATTTGGCCGGATATACAGAAAGCAATTCTCAGAATGGAGGCTAAAACGGGCAAAAAATGGGGCAGTGGCCCCACTCCCCTTCTGGTTTCGGTGAGGTCTGGTGCCCCAGTTTCTATGCCAGGCATGATGGACTCCGTACTCAACCTTGGACTCAATCGGGATACGTTGGAGTATATGGCAGAAGCCTCTCAAAACAGAAGATTTGCTCTCGATAGCTACAGGCGACTGATTCAAATGTTCGGTGAAGTTGTTGCTGGTTTGAGTCCTGATCTTTTTGAAAAAGTTCTCGATGAAGCCAAGAAAAAAAATAATTTACTATATGATTATCAAATTCCTGCCCAGATCCTTGAAGAAATTGTTGCGGCCTACCTTCACATTTATGAATCCCACACTCATTCTTCTTTCCCATATGACCCATGGAAGCAGTTAAAAATGGCTCTTGCCGCTGTTTTTAAGAGCTGGAACAACCCAAGAGCTATTACATATCGCAATCTTCATAGTATTCCACATAATTTAGGGACTGCTGTTAGTATAGTCTCAATGGTTTTTGGAAATCTTAACGAGCAGTGCGGCACAGGTGTATGTTTTACACGAAACCCTTCCGATGGTTCTGCAGACCTTTATGGGGAATTTCTCATTAATGCTCAGGGAGAAGATGTAGTTGCGGGAGTACGAACCCCTATCCCCATATCAGAATTGCGCTATATGATGGCTGACATGTTTAATCAGCTGGTTGATATCACAGGGTCTTTAGAAAGGTTTTATAAGGATATGCAGGATGTAGAGTTTACTATTGAAAACCGTAAGCTCTACATTCTTCAAACAAGAAGTGGTAAACGATCAGCAGAAGCAGCAGTGAGGATTGCTCATGATATGGTTCAGGAAAACCTTATAGGTAAAAGTGAAGCTTTAACTAGAGTTACGCCAAGGGAAGCAGAACTTCTTCTTCACAAACAGATAGGCAGCCAGGTGGATGTGCCTCTTGTAGCAGAGGGGTTGCCAGCGTCACCAGGAGCATGTTCAGGCATGATAGTGTTTTCTCCAGAGGCAGCAGTACAGTGGAATGATGAGGGAAAGAATGTTATTCTTGTACGCCCTGAAACGAGTCCAGATGATATTCATGGATTGGCTGTCGCGGAAGGTGTGGTAACAAGTCGTGGCGGAATGACAAGCCATGCTGCTGTTGTTGCCAGAGGTATGGGTAAACCTTGCGTAAGCGGTTGCGAAGAGCTTTTCATTGATGTGGATGAAAAGGTTCTTTACGGAGAAAGCCTGATCCTCAAAGAGGGGGATATTATTACAGTAGATGGAAGCAATGGTAGAGTTTATGCAGGAGAAGCCCCCCTTGTAGACGCAAAAATTACCAAAGAGCTCTCCGTTTTTCTTCAATGGGCAGACGAGGCGGCCTCTTTAGAGGTATGGGCGAATGCTGATACTCCCGAAGATGCCCGAAGAGCGAGGGAGTTTGGTGCTAAGGGAATTGGTTTGTGTCGGACGGAGCACATGTTTATGGCCCAGGATCGACTTCCTGTTATGGAGCATATGATAATGGCTCCGGATAAAGAAAGTCGCCTTAAAGACCTTGAACTTTTAAAGGAAATGCAGAAAAATGATTTTGCTGATATTTTTAGGGAGATGAGCGGCTGCCCTGTTATCATTCGCCTGTTAGACCCGCCTCTCCATGAATTTCTCCCAAAAGAAAATGTTATACGACAGCAGTTGTTCGAGATGCAAAGGGAAAAGGAATCCCCAGCACAGAAGAAAAAAATTTTAGAAATGGAAGCAGTGCTCAAAAAAATTGAGATGCTTAAAGAAATCAATCCTATGATGGGATTCAGAGGGTGTCGGCTTGGTATCTTGCATCCTGAAATTTATGAAGCACAGATTCGCGCTATTTTTGAAGCAGCTCTTTTAGTTCTAGGAGAAAGAAAAGCTGTTTTCCCAGAAATAATGATACCTCTTGTCGGTCTCTCTGAAGAAATGGAAATATTCCGCGAAATGGTAGACAGAATTGCCGAAGAGTACTATAAGAGTACAGGGATAATTGTTGACTACAAAGTAGGAAGCATGATAGAAGTTCCCCATTCAGTATTGGTTGCTGATAAAATAGCGAAAGTTGCAGATTTTTTTAGTTTTGGAACGAATGATTTGACACAAGCGGTTTTTGCGTATTCAAGGGATGATGCGGAGTCCAAGTTCCTACGGGCCTATTTACAGAAAGGCATATTGCAGGAGAATCCCTTTCATACCCTTGATCGAGAAGGCGTTGGAGAGATGATGCGTCTTTGCGTTAAAAAAGCGAGAGAAACACGACAAAACATGTCTTTGGGCATTTGTGGCGAACATGGCGGTAATCCAGAAAGTATTGCCTTTTGTCATATTATCGGCCTTAACTATGTCAGCTGTTCGCCCTTCAGGATACCAGTGGCAAGACTGGCAGCTGCTCAGGCTGCGCTGGGCTTCATTAATTAACGAGGAGGCAGTAAGATGGGAACATATAAGTATATCAGGTGGTTTTCGGAAGTTAATCGCAACGACATACCACTTGTAGGAGGAAAGGGAGCAAATCTCGGTGAATTGACTCAGAATGGGGTTGCTGTCCCTCCGGGGTTTTGTGTAATTGCTGGAGCTTACAGGGATTTTATCAGAATTTCTGGCCTCAATGCATCCATAGAGAACATAATTCGCAACATTGATTTTGAAAACACAGATGACCTTTCTGAAAAATGCGGAGAGATCAGAAAGCTTATTATGGAAGCGCCCTTTCCCAAAGAAATTGAAAAAGAAGTAAAAAAAGCCTATGCTCAGCTTGCCCAAAAAACTGGATTGGAAAATGTACAGGTTGCAGTCCGAAGTTCTGCGACAGCTGAAGATTTGCCAGATGCTTCTTTTGCGGGACAGCAGGATACCTACCTTCATATTCGAGGAGCAGAAGAAGTTTTAAAACATGTTCAGAAATGCTGGGCCTCCCTTTGGACAGCTCGAGCGACCTATTATCGGGAAAAACAGGACTTCAATCACTTTGAAGTAGCCTTGAGCGCTGTAGTACAAAAAATGGTTAGAAGCGAGAAGTCTGGTGTTCTATTTACAGCTAATCCTGTTTCCAATGACCTCAATCAAATTATGATCAACGCAAGTTGGGGACTCGGAGAAGCTGTTGTCTCTGGAGTTGTTACTCCAGATGAATTTATACTGGAGAAAGATCATCTCGATGTAGTGGAGAAAACAATATCTGAAAAGAACACCATGATCGTCGAAAAAGATGGAGATATAGGCACTGCAAAAGTTGCGGTTAAAGATTTTCTTGGGCCGGATAAGGTAAAGATGCAGTGCCTTACAGATATGGAAATAATAACCCTTGGCAAAGCTGGAAAAACAATAGAGTCCCTTTATAACGCTCCTCAGGATATAGAGTGGGCTCTCGACCAAGATACAAAGGAACTATATATTCTGCAGGCCCGTCCTATTACAACTTTAGCTAAAGGAGAGAGTTCTGTGGATCAGAACACAACCCCAAAAGAAACAAAGTTGAATGTTTTGGCAAGAGGTCTGGCGGCATCTCCAGGGACCGCAGTTGGAAAAGTTATCGTTATCGAGGATATAAATGAGATAGCGAGGGTAAAAGATGGCGACATCCTTGTAACGGGGATGACTAATCCTGACATGGTTCCTGCTATGCGAAAAGCTGCAGCCGTCGTGACCGACGAAGGTGGACGAACGTGCCATGCCGCCATCGTTTCAAGAGAACTGGGCATTCCCTGTATAGTAGGTTCGAAAAACGGGACGGCAGTACTTGCAGAAGGGGTGCTTGTTACAGTTGATGCTACTCGTGGCGTTGTCTTTGAAGGTAACGTTGTACCCGAAAAGAAAGAAGCGGAAAAAGCTACTCTAGTTTCACCAGGTGCTCAAGCTCTTCCGATAGAAGAGCTCGTACATCAGTTAGCGCCTATTACAGGAACAAAAATTTACATGAATCTGGGCGAGCCTTCTATAATTGACAGATATAAGAACCTCCCCTTTGATGGGATAGGGTTAATGCGTACGGAATTTATATTTACCAATATGGTTGGTATACATCCTATGTATCTTGTTAAGACAGGGCAGGGAAAGCTTCTTGTAGATAAAATGTCTGAGGGAATAACCACAGTGGCCCAGGCTATTTACCCCCGTCCAGTCGTAGTGCGCATGAGTGATTTCAGAACAAATGAGTTCAGAGGGCTTAAAGGCGGGGAAGAAGTTGAGCCTGTAGAGAACAACCCAATGATTGGCTGGCGTGGTGTTTCTCGGTACATTTCCTCTGAATATGAAGCGGGGTTCAGACTTGAATGTCAGGCAATGCGCAAAGTCAGGGAAGAGTACGGCCTCATAAACGTCTGGATGATGCTTCCTTTCGTTCGAACT
This region of Aminobacterium colombiense DSM 12261 genomic DNA includes:
- the ppsA gene encoding phosphoenolpyruvate synthase, whose translation is MGTYKYIRWFSEVNRNDIPLVGGKGANLGELTQNGVAVPPGFCVIAGAYRDFIRISGLNASIENIIRNIDFENTDDLSEKCGEIRKLIMEAPFPKEIEKEVKKAYAQLAQKTGLENVQVAVRSSATAEDLPDASFAGQQDTYLHIRGAEEVLKHVQKCWASLWTARATYYREKQDFNHFEVALSAVVQKMVRSEKSGVLFTANPVSNDLNQIMINASWGLGEAVVSGVVTPDEFILEKDHLDVVEKTISEKNTMIVEKDGDIGTAKVAVKDFLGPDKVKMQCLTDMEIITLGKAGKTIESLYNAPQDIEWALDQDTKELYILQARPITTLAKGESSVDQNTTPKETKLNVLARGLAASPGTAVGKVIVIEDINEIARVKDGDILVTGMTNPDMVPAMRKAAAVVTDEGGRTCHAAIVSRELGIPCIVGSKNGTAVLAEGVLVTVDATRGVVFEGNVVPEKKEAEKATLVSPGAQALPIEELVHQLAPITGTKIYMNLGEPSIIDRYKNLPFDGIGLMRTEFIFTNMVGIHPMYLVKTGQGKLLVDKMSEGITTVAQAIYPRPVVVRMSDFRTNEFRGLKGGEEVEPVENNPMIGWRGVSRYISSEYEAGFRLECQAMRKVREEYGLINVWMMLPFVRTTWELESVMNILCSEGLERSSSFKIWIMAEVPSVVFAAEEFAQMVDGFSIGSNDLTQLVMGVDRDSGILNNMGYFDERNIAVQRAIRTLIQAAHKHGKTCSICGQGPSLYPDFAEFLVREGIDSMSVNPDTVAYTRKLVAGVEQRIILNSIRNR
- a CDS encoding pyruvate, water dikinase regulatory protein, whose protein sequence is MHDMKKQVEVFVVSDFTGETAESVARAASSQFDPQSVKLRRFRYINNIDKAREMLEIASSKHAIVICTFVDKIVRHWVIENSDSLNVDVIDVFGPLLNTLSDILDKEPLEKPGLSHVMDEEYFKRVKAVEFTISCDDGSNTHLLPEADLIIIGVSRTCKTPLSMYLAHKGIKTANIPLIPDLAPPEELFEVDSSRIIGLTIDPKALIDIRLKRLVMLGLDSEGSDYAQIAKVYEELAYADSIMKALGVRVFDVTDRALEETAQEILAYIRH
- the glyS gene encoding glycine--tRNA ligase subunit beta, which encodes MAYKNLLLEIGTEEIPSRFLPDALETIVSYAEKEFETARIKHGRIGAYGTPRRIALTIRDVQENQEDKIMTYKGPTWESAFDANGNPTKAAIGFAKSKGVNYEELTHKEVDGVRYAFAVISEQGNPVQNLLPQILTNIMGQIVFPKNMYWLDPTIKFARPIRWIVALLDKEIVPFTYGGIESGRTTRGHRFMGSRSIDVADASEFMEKLYDNYVILDQEKRKQKMISGITALEKEIGGKVELDPELVDENLYLVEFPIPFYGSFDKKFLDIPEEVLTISMKKHQKYFPVRSENGKLMPFFVGVSNNRATNMGVVREGNERVLRARLEDAAFFWAEDLKKPLAGCIEGLKSIVYQEKLGSLYDKIKATQKLAKYLCEKLGFLDEAKLVDRAALLSKCDLLTNMVYEFPELQGIMGREYALRNGEPERVAKAIYEQYLPKSAGDTVPSDIIGAILGIAERIFVIVNCHKVGLQPTGSQDPYALRRAARCINEIIWGVDLDVDIADLISQAGQNFEVPEKILEQSRSFFEQRLHVQLKEKGYEHDLVTLAISVVGRKPFQALHFLNVVNKVKNEEWFVDLVTAAVRVRNILSKAEEYSKDIAQELFQKNVENELFIEMNEMTPLVEDALERYDWDELMVLLSRLSPRITAFFDDVMIMDNDLDIRQNRLALLSRCNSIFKEVGDLGVLKN
- a CDS encoding pyruvate, water dikinase regulatory protein, with translation MSSLSLFIVSDSTGETAEHVSHSAMSQFESSFSQVTRFRYVDSEEKVKDILQQAALARPVVVCTLVNRNLRRSMALRAQKLGIPFVDLLGSLLELLELRLGEDPLESPGLNRRMDEEYFRRVKAVEFAIQCDDGRNPPALPIADLVILGVSRTGKTPLSMYIANRGFKVANIPLIPEVDPPQEVFSVPKERLIGLVIDPLKLIQIREERLKLLGLDPAASAYANRERVRRELEYASNIMSQLGCRIYDVTGRAVEENAQEIMDLLRG
- the ppdK gene encoding pyruvate, phosphate dikinase, which encodes MRDKVLNKYVYDFEEGNATMKDLLGSKGANLSQMVQNGMPVPPGFIVTTKACVEFLEGESFLVDKIWPDIQKAILRMEAKTGKKWGSGPTPLLVSVRSGAPVSMPGMMDSVLNLGLNRDTLEYMAEASQNRRFALDSYRRLIQMFGEVVAGLSPDLFEKVLDEAKKKNNLLYDYQIPAQILEEIVAAYLHIYESHTHSSFPYDPWKQLKMALAAVFKSWNNPRAITYRNLHSIPHNLGTAVSIVSMVFGNLNEQCGTGVCFTRNPSDGSADLYGEFLINAQGEDVVAGVRTPIPISELRYMMADMFNQLVDITGSLERFYKDMQDVEFTIENRKLYILQTRSGKRSAEAAVRIAHDMVQENLIGKSEALTRVTPREAELLLHKQIGSQVDVPLVAEGLPASPGACSGMIVFSPEAAVQWNDEGKNVILVRPETSPDDIHGLAVAEGVVTSRGGMTSHAAVVARGMGKPCVSGCEELFIDVDEKVLYGESLILKEGDIITVDGSNGRVYAGEAPLVDAKITKELSVFLQWADEAASLEVWANADTPEDARRAREFGAKGIGLCRTEHMFMAQDRLPVMEHMIMAPDKESRLKDLELLKEMQKNDFADIFREMSGCPVIIRLLDPPLHEFLPKENVIRQQLFEMQREKESPAQKKKILEMEAVLKKIEMLKEINPMMGFRGCRLGILHPEIYEAQIRAIFEAALLVLGERKAVFPEIMIPLVGLSEEMEIFREMVDRIAEEYYKSTGIIVDYKVGSMIEVPHSVLVADKIAKVADFFSFGTNDLTQAVFAYSRDDAESKFLRAYLQKGILQENPFHTLDREGVGEMMRLCVKKARETRQNMSLGICGEHGGNPESIAFCHIIGLNYVSCSPFRIPVARLAAAQAALGFIN